From a single Streptomyces sp. NBC_01264 genomic region:
- a CDS encoding PP2C family protein-serine/threonine phosphatase, whose translation MVARRRFQRAAACLLRHALCAYAAQGHPPHVLLQHLDHLLGLHQPGWTTSVCIVLVEPGSSRLQVANAGHLPPLLLPPGGPPRYLREHGPLLGLGVDHPPAVSHAIEPDSLLLMVTDGLIETRDSDLYERMDILSAAASAGPRDPEGLCTNLIDIFAAEPDDDIIVFTARLRRPL comes from the coding sequence GTGGTTGCTCGGAGGCGATTCCAGCGGGCCGCGGCCTGCTTGCTCCGGCACGCCCTGTGCGCCTACGCCGCCCAGGGCCACCCGCCGCACGTCCTGCTCCAGCACCTCGACCACCTGCTTGGCCTGCACCAGCCCGGTTGGACCACCAGCGTCTGCATCGTGCTCGTCGAACCGGGCAGCTCCCGGCTGCAGGTCGCCAACGCCGGCCACCTGCCGCCCCTGCTCCTCCCTCCCGGCGGTCCACCCCGGTACCTGCGCGAACACGGCCCGCTGCTGGGCCTGGGGGTGGACCACCCGCCGGCGGTCAGTCACGCGATCGAACCGGACAGCCTGCTCCTGATGGTCACCGACGGACTGATCGAGACCCGCGACAGCGACCTGTACGAGCGCATGGACATCCTCAGCGCGGCCGCCTCGGCCGGGCCCCGCGACCCCGAGGGCCTGTGCACGAACCTGATTGACATCTTCGCGGCCGAACCGGACGACGACATCATCGTTTTCACCGCTCGCCTCCGTCGCCCCCTATAG
- a CDS encoding DUF6479 family protein, with protein MTAIGTLAAEGQASLFLMLAGVVLVVLLIGAFWYGSRRRRREAPPVEQNPVAQCRADSWQTYPGS; from the coding sequence ATGACTGCAATCGGAACGCTCGCCGCCGAAGGCCAGGCCTCGCTCTTCCTCATGCTTGCCGGAGTGGTCCTGGTCGTCCTTCTGATCGGCGCATTCTGGTACGGGAGCCGACGCAGACGCCGCGAGGCACCGCCGGTCGAGCAGAACCCCGTCGCTCAGTGTCGCGCAGACTCCTGGCAGACGTATCCCGGCTCGTAG
- a CDS encoding flavodoxin family protein: MNPNRNTPLRAVALVCTLSPSPDPSSSQLLAEQTMAALAEHGVTGKTVRIADHDVKTGVSTDLGDGDAWPEIRDTILGCDILILSTPIWLGHPSSIAQKVMERLNAEISETDDEGRMLTYGKVAAVCVVGNEDGAHKVSADLYQGLNDAGFSLAPNAVTYWVGEAMQSTDYQDLEKTPEKTAGTTATLAANTAHLARCLKAAPYPAN, translated from the coding sequence ATGAACCCCAATAGAAACACCCCGCTGCGTGCTGTCGCGCTCGTCTGCACCCTCTCCCCCTCCCCCGACCCGTCCAGCTCTCAGCTGCTGGCCGAGCAGACCATGGCGGCGCTCGCCGAGCACGGAGTCACGGGAAAGACCGTCCGGATCGCCGACCACGACGTGAAGACCGGTGTGAGCACCGACCTGGGCGACGGCGACGCCTGGCCGGAGATCCGCGACACGATCCTGGGCTGCGACATCCTGATCCTGTCCACGCCCATCTGGCTCGGACATCCCTCCAGCATCGCCCAGAAGGTCATGGAACGGCTGAATGCGGAGATCTCCGAGACCGACGACGAGGGCCGCATGCTCACCTACGGCAAGGTCGCCGCGGTCTGTGTCGTCGGCAACGAGGACGGCGCCCACAAGGTCAGCGCCGACCTCTACCAGGGCCTGAACGACGCCGGGTTCTCCCTCGCCCCCAACGCCGTCACCTACTGGGTCGGTGAGGCGATGCAGAGCACCGACTACCAGGACCTCGAGAAGACACCGGAGAAGACCGCCGGCACCACCGCCACCCTCGCCGCGAACACCGCCCACCTCGCCCGCTGCCTCAAGGCCGCTCCCTACCCGGCGAACTGA
- a CDS encoding STAS domain-containing protein, with translation MEQLVTVLPDVEGVRVIACAGEFDQDTLEPFSRAVDLAVADPTVRTIVVDVSQVTFADSSMLNALMCLRGTGSRLILSGPIPARLARLFELTSAGQIFTIVDSVDAARAL, from the coding sequence ATGGAACAGCTCGTGACGGTGTTGCCGGACGTCGAAGGCGTACGCGTGATCGCATGCGCCGGAGAATTCGACCAGGACACTCTGGAGCCGTTCAGCCGGGCCGTCGACCTGGCCGTCGCCGACCCCACGGTGCGAACCATCGTCGTGGACGTCAGCCAGGTGACCTTCGCCGACTCCTCCATGCTCAACGCCCTTATGTGCCTGAGGGGCACCGGCTCCCGGCTCATCCTCTCCGGCCCGATCCCCGCTCGGCTCGCCCGGCTCTTCGAGCTCACCTCGGCAGGCCAGATCTTCACCATCGTCGACAGCGTCGACGCAGCACGCGCTCTGTAG
- a CDS encoding DUF2231 domain-containing protein: MNSRTGDTSLTADPAVALHTASAWWLTALDRLERTTAADPAIRALQRGIRSLPLGGVRDLLRGRPLGHPVHPVLVQVPIGCWLSASVLDAVPGARHAATTLTAVGLTGVAPAAVAGWADWADLPPEQARVGLAHAVSNVAAVACYTASLAARLQGRSAKGRMWSLGGLAAVAISGALGGHVAYRQSVGAHAAT, encoded by the coding sequence ATGAACTCACGCACCGGTGACACCTCGCTCACGGCCGACCCGGCGGTGGCACTTCACACCGCCTCGGCCTGGTGGCTCACAGCCCTGGACCGGCTCGAACGTACGACGGCGGCCGATCCCGCCATCAGGGCTCTCCAGAGGGGCATCCGCTCTCTTCCCCTGGGTGGCGTACGCGACCTGCTGCGCGGCAGGCCCCTGGGCCACCCCGTGCACCCCGTGCTCGTCCAAGTGCCCATCGGATGCTGGCTGTCGGCCTCGGTACTGGACGCCGTACCCGGCGCCCGACACGCCGCGACCACCCTCACCGCCGTCGGCCTGACCGGTGTCGCCCCGGCAGCAGTGGCCGGCTGGGCGGACTGGGCGGACCTGCCGCCCGAGCAGGCGCGGGTCGGGCTGGCCCATGCCGTCTCCAACGTGGCCGCGGTGGCCTGTTATACGGCGTCCTTGGCAGCGCGGCTCCAGGGCCGCTCGGCGAAGGGGCGGATGTGGTCCTTGGGCGGACTGGCTGCCGTGGCCATCAGCGGTGCGCTGGGCGGGCACGTGGCATACCGGCAGTCTGTCGGAGCGCACGCCGCAACGTAA
- a CDS encoding hemerythrin domain-containing protein yields MDGIVLLKEDHKTVEKLFKQFEKAGDDAHAEKRKIADKVIDELTTHTWIEEKIFYPAAREAAPDTKDHVLESIEEHHVVLWMLSELKDLDAADERFDAKMSVLMENVRHHVEEEEKEWFPDVRKAMSQPPH; encoded by the coding sequence GTGGACGGGATCGTACTGCTCAAGGAAGACCACAAGACGGTTGAGAAGCTGTTCAAGCAGTTCGAGAAGGCCGGCGATGACGCGCACGCCGAGAAGCGGAAGATCGCGGACAAGGTGATCGACGAGCTGACCACGCACACCTGGATCGAGGAGAAGATCTTCTACCCGGCTGCCCGGGAGGCGGCGCCCGACACCAAGGACCACGTCCTGGAGAGCATCGAGGAGCATCATGTCGTGCTGTGGATGCTCTCTGAGCTGAAGGACCTCGACGCGGCCGATGAGCGGTTCGACGCCAAGATGAGCGTGCTGATGGAGAACGTCCGTCACCATGTCGAGGAGGAGGAGAAGGAGTGGTTCCCGGACGTCCGCAAGGCCATGTCGCAACCGCCTCACTGA
- a CDS encoding SDR family oxidoreductase has translation MSSPKAPRVPDPVTRHPLPPFPEQEQDHPGSTEEMNPRPDHGEDSYQGHDVLLDQVALVTGGDSGIGRAVCLAFAREGADVAFTHLPEEADEAAETARLVGEAGRKAVPVLCDIREETQCEALIARTVGDLGRLDILVNNAAYQMSQPDGIEAITTEQFDRVMKTNLYGMFWLSRAALAHIPRGGSIINTASVQGYQPSPHLLDYAMTKSAIISFTHGLAQMVAERGIRVNAVAPGPVWTPLIPATMPDVTEFGKQSPLGRAAQPAEMAPAYVFLASPQASYITGEIVNATGGTPLP, from the coding sequence ATGTCTTCCCCGAAAGCACCCCGCGTTCCCGACCCCGTCACCCGCCACCCACTCCCGCCGTTTCCGGAGCAGGAGCAGGACCACCCCGGCTCGACCGAGGAGATGAATCCCCGACCGGACCACGGCGAGGACTCCTACCAAGGCCACGACGTGCTCCTGGACCAGGTGGCTCTGGTCACCGGAGGGGATTCCGGGATCGGCAGGGCCGTGTGCCTGGCCTTCGCCCGCGAGGGCGCGGACGTCGCCTTCACCCACCTGCCCGAGGAAGCCGACGAGGCCGCCGAGACCGCGCGCCTGGTCGGCGAGGCGGGCCGTAAGGCCGTGCCCGTGCTGTGCGACATCCGCGAGGAGACGCAGTGCGAGGCCTTGATCGCCCGCACCGTCGGCGACCTGGGACGCCTAGACATCCTCGTCAACAACGCCGCGTACCAGATGTCCCAGCCCGACGGGATCGAGGCCATCACCACGGAGCAGTTCGACCGGGTGATGAAGACCAACCTGTACGGCATGTTCTGGCTCTCCCGCGCCGCCCTCGCCCACATCCCACGAGGCGGGTCGATTATCAACACCGCCTCGGTACAGGGCTACCAGCCCAGCCCCCACCTCCTCGACTACGCGATGACCAAGTCCGCGATCATCTCCTTCACCCACGGACTGGCGCAGATGGTCGCCGAACGCGGGATCCGCGTCAACGCCGTCGCCCCCGGACCCGTCTGGACGCCGCTGATCCCGGCGACCATGCCCGACGTCACCGAGTTCGGCAAGCAGTCGCCCCTGGGCCGAGCAGCCCAGCCGGCGGAGATGGCTCCTGCCTACGTCTTCCTGGCCTCACCCCAGGCCAGCTACATCACCGGAGAGATCGTCAACGCCACGGGCGGCACTCCCCTCCCCTGA
- the ppk2 gene encoding polyphosphate kinase 2: MTDEADTGHPEELLAGLRVDASRPEQPVLLDGAGLPIRTWRENHPYDRRLRRVEYERAKRILQIEMLKLQKWVKETGARVVVVCEGRDAAGKGGTIQRFTERLNPRGARVVALDKPTEREAGQWYFQRYVGHLPAAGEIVFFDRSWYNRAGVEKVMEFCTDEEYRLFLAQCPSFETMLVEDGIHLVKFWFSVSRAEQRTRFAIRRVDPVRQWKLSPTDLASLDLWDDYTAAKIAMFRATDTDDAPWTVVKSNDKRRARLQAMRHLLWRLDYANKDPDAVGIPDPLIVGAADTLLEAGEETADLSPTPLAARLSGPGEHP; the protein is encoded by the coding sequence ATGACCGATGAGGCGGACACGGGACATCCGGAAGAGCTCCTGGCCGGGCTCCGGGTCGATGCGAGCCGTCCAGAACAGCCCGTCCTACTCGATGGCGCGGGGCTGCCGATCCGGACGTGGCGCGAGAATCACCCGTACGACCGGAGGCTCCGGCGGGTGGAGTACGAGCGTGCCAAGCGGATTCTGCAGATTGAGATGCTCAAGCTGCAGAAGTGGGTGAAGGAGACCGGCGCCCGGGTCGTGGTGGTGTGCGAGGGCCGCGACGCCGCGGGCAAGGGCGGCACCATCCAGCGGTTCACCGAGCGCCTCAACCCGCGCGGAGCCCGGGTCGTGGCCCTGGACAAGCCCACCGAACGCGAAGCGGGCCAGTGGTACTTCCAGCGCTACGTCGGCCACCTCCCGGCCGCCGGCGAGATCGTGTTCTTCGACCGCTCCTGGTACAACCGCGCGGGCGTGGAGAAGGTCATGGAGTTCTGCACGGACGAGGAGTACAGGCTCTTCCTGGCCCAGTGCCCGTCCTTCGAGACGATGCTCGTCGAGGACGGAATCCACCTGGTCAAGTTCTGGTTCTCCGTCTCGCGCGCGGAGCAGCGCACCCGCTTCGCCATCCGCCGCGTGGATCCGGTCCGCCAGTGGAAGCTCTCGCCGACCGACCTGGCCTCCCTCGACCTCTGGGACGACTACACGGCGGCCAAGATCGCCATGTTCCGTGCCACCGATACGGACGACGCCCCCTGGACCGTGGTCAAGAGCAACGACAAGCGCCGGGCGCGGCTCCAGGCCATGCGCCATCTGCTGTGGCGACTGGACTACGCGAACAAGGACCCTGACGCGGTCGGCATCCCGGACCCTCTCATCGTCGGCGCCGCCGACACCCTCCTGGAAGCGGGCGAAGAGACCGCGGACCTTTCCCCGACCCCGCTCGCCGCCCGTCTGTCCGGTCCCGGTGAGCATCCATGA
- a CDS encoding ATP-binding protein: MSTESSMSVAAVLDGTERIADARHIASSFLDGLRDAHGLLVSVRTLETVELVVSELVTNARKYAPGTHLLTLAVQDGSVEVGLWDSSPITPTILAPDPFRVGQHGLEIVRASAQDFRVQREAKGKRITVAIALDEDPSRPATG, from the coding sequence ATGTCGACCGAATCCTCCATGTCAGTGGCCGCCGTTCTCGACGGCACCGAGAGGATTGCAGACGCCCGGCACATAGCCAGCTCGTTCCTCGATGGTCTACGCGACGCGCACGGCCTGCTCGTGTCCGTCCGCACGCTGGAAACCGTTGAACTCGTGGTCAGTGAGCTGGTCACCAACGCGCGCAAGTACGCCCCCGGCACCCACCTGCTGACGCTGGCGGTCCAGGACGGATCCGTCGAGGTGGGCCTGTGGGACAGCAGCCCGATCACTCCGACGATCCTGGCCCCCGACCCTTTCAGGGTCGGCCAGCACGGCCTGGAGATCGTGAGGGCCTCGGCTCAGGATTTCCGGGTCCAGCGAGAGGCAAAGGGAAAGCGCATCACCGTTGCCATCGCACTTGACGAGGACCCATCGCGGCCCGCCACCGGGTGA
- a CDS encoding DUF3618 domain-containing protein: MNDDARTNIGIPTPSSGMNDTAELREQVERTRDELGQTVEALAAKADIKAQAKEKTAALTDQAAEKTALVSEQIREKAERAVHLVKDGTPDPALEKTAQAAAQLRDGAAKAGQYALDKTPDPVLEKAGQAATAARANRGPLLVAGAAVAVFLLVRRSRGRRR, translated from the coding sequence ATGAACGACGACGCCCGTACCAACATCGGCATTCCCACCCCCAGCTCCGGCATGAACGACACCGCGGAACTGCGCGAGCAGGTCGAGCGCACCCGCGACGAGCTCGGCCAGACCGTCGAGGCCCTCGCCGCGAAGGCCGACATCAAGGCCCAGGCCAAGGAGAAGACGGCCGCTCTCACGGACCAGGCCGCCGAGAAGACAGCTCTGGTCTCCGAACAGATCCGCGAGAAGGCGGAGCGGGCCGTCCACCTGGTGAAGGACGGCACGCCCGACCCCGCCCTGGAGAAGACCGCGCAGGCCGCGGCACAGCTACGGGACGGCGCGGCCAAGGCGGGCCAGTACGCCCTGGACAAGACCCCCGACCCGGTCCTGGAGAAGGCCGGACAGGCAGCGACGGCCGCACGCGCCAACCGCGGTCCGCTCCTCGTGGCCGGAGCCGCCGTGGCCGTCTTCCTACTGGTGCGCCGCAGCCGAGGACGCCGCAGGTGA
- a CDS encoding phage holin family protein: MSTAERHPHIADDSVGALVSRASQQMSELVREEMRLARAEMTDKGKHYGKSGGLFGAAGLLGFLALQALAATCIAALALVLPLWVSALIVTAALGLAAALAALAGKTQIARAGSPAPEQTIDSVKADLAEIKEKAHR; the protein is encoded by the coding sequence ATGAGCACGGCAGAGCGACATCCTCACATCGCAGACGACTCGGTGGGCGCCCTGGTCTCACGCGCCTCGCAGCAGATGTCCGAGCTGGTGCGCGAGGAAATGCGACTGGCCCGGGCGGAAATGACGGATAAGGGCAAGCACTACGGGAAGAGCGGCGGCCTCTTCGGCGCCGCAGGACTCCTCGGCTTTCTGGCACTTCAGGCCCTGGCAGCCACCTGTATCGCCGCGCTCGCGTTGGTCCTGCCGCTGTGGGTGTCGGCCCTGATCGTCACCGCGGCCCTGGGCCTCGCGGCCGCGCTGGCCGCACTGGCCGGCAAGACGCAGATCGCCCGGGCAGGCTCCCCGGCTCCCGAGCAGACCATCGACAGCGTCAAGGCCGACCTGGCCGAGATCAAGGAGAAGGCACACCGATGA
- a CDS encoding DUF4235 domain-containing protein: MNASKIPYKPVGLALGAMSGMIAGAAFKQAWKVIEGEGDAPEATDEGRSWKQILLAAAIQGAIFAVVKASVERSGAVAVRRATGTWPG, from the coding sequence GTGAACGCTTCCAAGATCCCCTACAAGCCGGTCGGGCTGGCCCTCGGCGCCATGAGCGGCATGATCGCGGGCGCAGCGTTCAAGCAGGCCTGGAAGGTCATCGAAGGCGAGGGCGACGCTCCCGAAGCCACCGACGAGGGCCGGTCCTGGAAGCAGATCCTGCTCGCCGCGGCCATCCAGGGTGCGATCTTCGCCGTGGTCAAGGCCTCGGTCGAGCGGTCGGGTGCAGTGGCCGTACGACGTGCGACGGGCACTTGGCCCGGCTGA
- a CDS encoding catalase, with protein sequence MTKKKQRQSAEDAARNELPGRPGSVPPPLAEPTQPNEPLPPKADQDGPETVSPTGQPTGADQARVAQSGAYLTTAQGARLPDTDHSLKAGPRGPVLLQDHHLREKITHFDHERIPERVVHARGAAAHGVFKGYGTAGEVSKAAFLAKGVETPVFVRFSTVLGSRGSADTVRDTRGFATKFYTGEGTFDLVGNNIPVFFIQDAIKFPDVIHAGKPHPDREIPQAQSAHDTFWDFVSLHTEATHHTLWNMSDRAIPRSLRMMEGFGVHTFRLVNASDESVLVKFHWKPKLGVHSLVWEEAQLICGMDPDFHRRDLADAIESGAFPQWELGIQAFPDTEDQMFEGIDLLDPTKIVPEELAPVQPIGLMPLNANVKNYFAETEQVAFHPGHLVPGIDVTDDPLLTGRLFSYLDTQISRLGGPNFGQIPVNRPHAPVNDMLRDGMHQSAVHTGVAPYHPNTLDGGCPFLAGADMSAFIETPVKVPAASKVRETPASFSDHFTQPRLFWLSMTPTEREHIIAAYTFELNKCYEQAIKERTLKVLANIDPQLCEEVASGLGLPAPVATVPLVAADPSPALSQMGGTWPTDGRVIGIIADPAADLDGVRTARQAILDSGMVPLVIAPTGGTLGPDGDPIAVQRTFATARSVEFDALLLAGAPEAGSDAYGARDAKAGTARPPTAPDPRVLLLVTEAYRHGKAVGGWNSAEQLLETCGITADDPGIATGETSTAIVEELSQALGEHRAWARFPANL encoded by the coding sequence ATGACGAAGAAGAAGCAACGGCAGTCAGCAGAAGACGCCGCCCGCAACGAACTACCCGGCCGACCGGGCTCGGTGCCCCCGCCCCTGGCCGAGCCCACACAGCCGAACGAACCCTTGCCCCCGAAAGCAGATCAGGACGGCCCCGAGACGGTCAGCCCCACGGGCCAGCCCACAGGAGCGGACCAGGCGCGCGTCGCGCAGAGTGGCGCTTACCTGACTACCGCCCAGGGCGCACGCCTGCCCGACACCGATCACTCGCTCAAGGCGGGCCCGCGCGGCCCAGTCCTCCTCCAGGACCATCACCTGCGCGAGAAGATCACCCACTTCGACCACGAGCGGATCCCGGAACGGGTGGTCCACGCGCGGGGCGCCGCCGCCCACGGTGTCTTCAAGGGCTACGGAACGGCAGGTGAGGTGTCCAAGGCGGCGTTCCTTGCGAAGGGCGTGGAGACTCCGGTCTTTGTACGGTTCTCCACCGTGCTGGGCTCGCGCGGCTCGGCGGACACGGTGCGCGACACCCGCGGGTTCGCCACGAAGTTCTACACCGGCGAGGGCACCTTCGACCTGGTGGGCAACAACATCCCGGTGTTCTTCATCCAGGACGCGATCAAGTTCCCCGACGTCATCCACGCCGGCAAGCCGCACCCCGACCGGGAGATCCCGCAGGCCCAGAGCGCGCATGACACCTTCTGGGACTTCGTGTCCCTGCACACCGAGGCCACCCACCACACCCTCTGGAACATGTCCGACCGCGCCATCCCCCGCTCACTGCGCATGATGGAGGGCTTCGGCGTCCACACCTTCCGGCTGGTCAACGCGTCCGACGAGAGCGTGCTGGTGAAGTTCCACTGGAAGCCCAAGCTGGGCGTGCACTCCCTGGTCTGGGAGGAAGCGCAGCTGATCTGCGGCATGGACCCCGACTTCCACCGCCGCGACCTCGCCGACGCCATCGAATCGGGCGCGTTCCCGCAGTGGGAGCTGGGCATCCAGGCCTTCCCCGACACCGAGGACCAGATGTTCGAGGGCATCGACCTCCTCGACCCGACGAAGATCGTCCCGGAGGAGCTCGCGCCGGTCCAGCCCATCGGGCTGATGCCCCTGAACGCCAACGTCAAGAACTACTTCGCCGAGACCGAGCAGGTCGCCTTCCACCCCGGCCATCTGGTCCCCGGCATCGACGTCACCGACGACCCGCTGCTCACCGGCCGCCTCTTCTCCTACCTCGACACCCAGATCAGCCGCCTCGGCGGCCCCAACTTCGGCCAGATCCCCGTCAACCGGCCGCACGCACCCGTCAACGACATGCTCCGCGACGGGATGCACCAGAGCGCCGTCCACACCGGCGTCGCCCCCTACCACCCCAACACCCTCGACGGCGGCTGCCCCTTCCTCGCGGGCGCCGACATGAGCGCCTTCATCGAGACGCCCGTGAAGGTTCCGGCAGCGAGCAAGGTCCGCGAGACACCAGCCTCCTTCTCCGACCACTTCACCCAACCCCGCCTGTTCTGGCTCAGCATGACCCCGACCGAGCGCGAACACATCATCGCGGCCTACACCTTCGAACTGAACAAGTGCTACGAGCAGGCCATCAAGGAACGCACCCTGAAGGTCCTGGCCAACATCGACCCGCAGTTGTGCGAGGAGGTGGCCTCGGGTCTCGGTCTGCCGGCTCCTGTCGCCACCGTGCCGCTCGTCGCGGCCGACCCCAGCCCCGCCCTCTCCCAGATGGGAGGAACCTGGCCGACCGACGGACGCGTGATCGGGATCATCGCCGACCCGGCCGCCGACCTGGACGGTGTACGGACCGCTCGACAGGCGATCCTGGACTCCGGCATGGTGCCCCTCGTCATCGCACCCACTGGCGGCACCCTCGGCCCCGACGGCGATCCGATCGCCGTCCAACGCACCTTCGCCACCGCCCGTTCCGTCGAATTCGACGCCCTCCTCCTGGCTGGCGCGCCCGAAGCGGGCTCAGATGCCTACGGCGCCCGCGACGCAAAGGCCGGTACCGCACGACCTCCCACAGCTCCCGACCCGCGCGTCCTGTTGCTCGTCACCGAGGCGTACCGCCACGGCAAGGCCGTCGGCGGCTGGAACAGTGCGGAGCAGCTCCTCGAAACGTGCGGCATCACTGCGGACGATCCCGGCATTGCTACTGGCGAGACCAGCACGGCGATCGTGGAAGAGCTATCGCAAGCGCTGGGCGAACATCGCGCATGGGCCCGTTTCCCCGCCAACCTCTGA
- a CDS encoding YihY/virulence factor BrkB family protein: MTRTSKAGPGGDDRRCETGPENTAGPGPTVEERAPDRPTELPKRSWKAVLRGTVREFQEDELADRAAALTYYGVLALFPALLVLVSLLGIAGESATKQVLENLRQLAPGSARDVVSDAVLQLQGHSGVGSLLAIVGLVVAVWSASGYIAAFIRSSNAVYDIPEGRPVWKVLPLRLALTVTLMVLAVASALIVVFSGALARQAGTALGVGDTALTVWSIVKWPVLVLLVTIMIAILYWAAPNAKGRGFKWVTPGSFLALAIWMAASAGFAFYVANFASYNKTYGTLAGVIVFLVWLWITNLAILLGLEFDAELTRQRAIAGGLPKDQEPYVEPRDTRAWSDGDHRRMEH, encoded by the coding sequence ATGACACGCACATCGAAGGCAGGCCCAGGTGGGGACGACCGGCGCTGTGAAACCGGCCCCGAGAACACGGCGGGACCGGGTCCGACGGTGGAGGAGCGGGCGCCCGACCGGCCCACCGAGTTGCCGAAGCGGTCGTGGAAGGCGGTGCTGCGCGGCACCGTAAGGGAGTTCCAGGAGGACGAACTCGCCGACCGGGCCGCGGCGCTCACCTACTACGGGGTCCTGGCGCTCTTCCCTGCTCTGCTGGTGCTGGTGTCGCTGCTGGGCATCGCCGGGGAGTCGGCGACGAAGCAGGTCCTGGAAAACCTGCGGCAACTCGCTCCCGGTTCGGCGCGGGACGTGGTCAGCGACGCGGTGTTGCAGCTTCAGGGTCACTCCGGGGTGGGCTCGCTGCTGGCGATCGTCGGCTTGGTCGTCGCCGTGTGGTCGGCGTCCGGCTACATCGCCGCGTTCATCCGCAGCTCGAACGCCGTCTATGACATCCCCGAAGGCCGCCCTGTCTGGAAGGTCCTCCCGCTGCGCCTGGCCCTCACCGTCACGCTGATGGTCCTGGCCGTTGCCAGTGCGCTGATCGTCGTCTTCTCAGGCGCCCTGGCCCGGCAGGCGGGCACCGCGCTGGGGGTGGGGGACACGGCTCTGACCGTGTGGTCGATCGTGAAGTGGCCGGTGCTGGTCCTTCTCGTCACGATCATGATCGCGATTCTCTACTGGGCCGCGCCGAACGCGAAGGGCCGCGGCTTCAAGTGGGTGACGCCGGGCAGCTTCCTGGCGCTGGCCATCTGGATGGCCGCCTCGGCCGGCTTCGCGTTCTACGTCGCGAACTTCGCCTCCTACAACAAGACCTACGGCACGCTCGCCGGTGTCATCGTCTTCCTCGTGTGGTTGTGGATCACCAACCTGGCGATCCTGCTCGGCCTGGAGTTCGACGCCGAATTGACCCGGCAGAGGGCGATCGCCGGCGGACTGCCCAAGGACCAGGAGCCCTACGTCGAACCCCGTGACACCCGCGCCTGGAGCGACGGCGACCACCGCCGCATGGAGCATTGA
- a CDS encoding STAS domain-containing protein — MKDAQDRVPPVEVEKQVPQVIVNIGGEMDIDRAPLLQGALHTLITQPDCPPEVVLDLTELTFCDSSGLNAILRARLTAEAHGRHVTLHAPNRQVTKLLELTGTEQLFHITTGPGKSD; from the coding sequence ATGAAAGATGCGCAGGACCGCGTTCCGCCCGTAGAGGTGGAGAAGCAAGTGCCGCAAGTGATCGTCAACATCGGCGGCGAGATGGACATCGACCGGGCCCCGCTGCTCCAAGGTGCCCTGCATACCCTGATCACCCAGCCCGACTGTCCGCCCGAAGTCGTCCTCGACCTGACGGAACTCACCTTCTGCGACTCATCCGGCCTCAACGCCATCCTTCGGGCCCGCCTCACCGCTGAAGCACACGGCCGCCACGTCACCCTCCACGCCCCCAACCGGCAAGTCACCAAACTCCTCGAACTCACCGGCACCGAACAGCTCTTCCACATCACTACGGGCCCCGGCAAGTCCGACTGA